Sequence from the Bacteroidota bacterium genome:
CACGGTTCTGTTCGGCAGGCTGGCTAAGCTTCCCTCGGAGGGTGTTCCATATCCGGTACTTGTGTTTGCCGCATTATTGCCGTGGCAATTGTTTGCGGGTTCACTTACCGAATGCAGCCACAGCCTGATCAAGAACGCCAGCATGATTTCAAAGACTTACTTTCCCCGCATGCTTGCACCTCTCAGTGCAATGGTTACCGGCTTTGCAGATTTCCTGCTCTCGTTAGTTATGCTGGGAATACTCCTTACCATCTACGAGGTCATACCCGATTGGCGGATACTTACGGTGCCACTCTTTGCCGCAATCTCAGTCGGCGCAGCGCTCGGACTCGGTTTATGGTTTGCAGCTCTTAATGTAAAGTATCGCGACTTTATGCAGATCGTGCCTTTTGTTGTGCAGATCGGCTTGTACGTGTCACCCGTGGGCTTTGCAAGCAGCATCGTGCCGGAGGAGTGGCGGACATTGTACTATTTGAATCCCGTTGTTGGTGCCATTGACGGCTTCCGGTGGGCTGTTTTGGGAACGAGCCAGTCGCTGTATTTACCCGGCGTAATTTCTTCCGTGACAATTGTAGTTCTGCTGTGCGTCTCCGGCGTGTGGTATTTTCGGAAAAC
This genomic interval carries:
- a CDS encoding ABC transporter permease, translating into METREIVIEAGRSESQYWKDLWRFRELLFFLTWRDILVRYKQTVIGVAWALIRPLLTMVVFTVLFGRLAKLPSEGVPYPVLVFAALLPWQLFAGSLTECSHSLIKNASMISKTYFPRMLAPLSAMVTGFADFLLSLVMLGILLTIYEVIPDWRILTVPLFAAISVGAALGLGLWFAALNVKYRDFMQIVPFVVQIGLYVSPVGFASSIVPEEWRTLYYLNPVVGAIDGFRWAVLGTSQSLYLPGVISSVTIVVLLCVSGVWYFRKTERTFADII